ggaatcattttggatatcggtaatcaagtcctgaaatacagaaatgtagagattccaatggtctatggcactgacaactcgacaacaattagaactgtcatcaaagaagacatgtgcctgcctccttcttcagaagtttttgtgtggaccaagttaaaggggaactttggaagccatcgatacctcatggttgaaccagaagttgagcaaagttccgaaaacatcatcatcgggaagactcttgtggcaccaaagaacaacatggtacctgtacggatacttaacatcaaaccgtacccaatcaagcttaagaaaggagaagttgttgggcaatgtgaatctgtgtccgcaataactaagatcaacgagatggacacacagatgactatgaactctgagaaactaaagactcaaattctcaaatcagacaacttgagtcaacatcagcttaatgttgcgggaaggcttcttcatgaatatgctgatatcttctcttcacccagcgggcaatacggccgaacacaactggtgcagcatcgaatcgatacaggagacgctaggccgattcgtcaaccagcaagacgtctccccttggccaaacaaggtgaagttgaagaaatgatatcgacaatgaagaaagacgggctgatcgaaaattccaaaagcccttgggcatcaccggtagttctcgtcaaaaagaaggatggaagcactcgattttgtgtcgactaccgcaggctgaatgatgtgacgaagaaagacagctacccactgccaagaatcagcgatactctagatgcaatggaaggagcacaatggttttcgactttggatttgaagagtggctactggcaggtagaaatccatccagaagatcgggaaaagacggctttctccacaggaaatggtctgtggcagttcaatgtcatgccgtttgggctatgtaatgccccagctacttttgagcgtttaatggagtgcgttttaaatggattaacctggaaatcttgcctagtctatttggatgatgtcatcgtttacgggaaaacatttgatgaccattgtgaaaacctaaaggctgtattccagaggctacgagaagcgcatcttaagttaaatccaaagaaatgtgcacttttcaagaccgaggtcaaatatttggggcatatcatctcatcccaaggagtaatgactgatccagaaaaagttgacactgtgaagaattggccaacccctcaggacaagcatcaacttcggagtttcctcggtctggcaacgtactatcgacgattcgtaaaggattttgcgagaatcgccaaaagcttgcaccagcttacggagaagggtaaaccctttaaatggtcaggtgagtgtgagaaaagctttcaggaactgaagctgcggttatgtgaagctcctgtgttggcctatccgactccaggcaaacaattcatcattgacgcagatgccagtaatgttggagttggtgctgttttatcgcaagttcatgacggagaagaaaaggtcgttgcctatttcagcaaggtactctcgaaacaagaaagaaactattgcgtgaccaggagGGAACTTCTtgctctggtattggcaacaaagcacttccataagtacatctatggacagaagttccttcttcgtacagatcatggtgcactaaattggcttttgaacttcaaaaatccagagggtcaagtagcaagatggatcgagatacttcagacgtatcaatgtcaaattcaacatcgaagaggaaagctgcattcaaatgcagacgcattatctcggcgcccgtgcaagcaagactgcaagcattgcacacggctagaggaaaaggaagttgtcgctgtaagaagaacgagagctgatcccatttgcggctggagtaatgaagaactcaggatggcccaacaggaagattcggacatcgaacccatccttgcatggaaggaacatgaagagaaaccagaatgtgCCGaaatctccgaccgaagccccaatctcaaagcatattgggcacaatgggactcacttcatgtgcaagaagggttactcaggcgtaagtgggaatccgcagatggtaaatcttatgtaatgcaactaatcgtacctcagtcaaaggttaatgatgttctccgagagatgcacgagggaacttctggaggccatttaggcatcaacaagacgctggaaaaggtacgccagcaattctactggttacgtatgagagaagacgttgaaaagtggtgccgaaaatgtgatacttgttccgctagcaaaggaccagctagaaaaatgcaaagcaagatgcatcagtacaatgtgggcacaccttttgagaggattgaaatagacgtggcaggtccttttcccgaaaccaacaaaggaaaccggtatatcctcgtagtgatggattacttcagcaagtggcctgaggcatttgccaccccaaaccaggaaaccaaaacagttgtggataagattgtctttcattgggtgagcaggttcggagtacccatggaacttcattccgaccaaggaaggaacttcgaatctaagatttttcaagaggtttgctcactccttggcatcaagaagacgcgaacaacaccgcttcatccacaatctgatgggatggttgagcgatttaacaggacacttaaagaacacctgtcaaaagtagtcaacgataatcaacgagactgggatcgacatattccattattcttgatggcttatagaagtgcaacacattgttccactggacatacaccatcggaagtcctttttggttctacaatacggctgccaagtgagataaaattcggatgtgttccaaatgagccacaggaaatagatgagtatgttgataacctgaaagaaacactggctgacattcaccaacggacaaggacaaatataaaagcgtctagtgacaggatgaaaacaagatatgacgcgcgagcgacagcaacagggtttcaagaaggagaacttgtgtggttttacaatccccaccgacaaaagggactatcaccgaagctacaacaaaactgggaaggcccttacacagtaataaccagaatcaacgacgtggtttaccgtatacagagaggggtaagaggcaaattaaaggtagttcattgtgaccgtttacatcgttataatggtgaaagaagcaatggagttgttcgggacgaacaatcctaagaggggggcaatgtaacgatgaattaccgaactacttttaagataaaagtctgaacactacctgctacagtaaaggtagaaatgtgaacggacctttagtaattaagaaactaccctctgaacgcatccaaagaaattccctcgactgctgaatatcccaaaatatcccactggactggaagtatgaagcgccccctcttggaaaggaagcttcgagaagcaaagacgagaaccttcgaagacattctcgaattccgaatttcaggtataaaagggcagcgtggacaccgaccggatacagtttaatcttgaaagtgaaagagtacagtacaaagtgaaataaagtgttgcgaattgttagtagtaaaaaaaagtgatttaaaagtgtgtttgtttgagcgaataataaaagtaaattgagttgaaataaagtgtgttcttatttgaacggaaatataagtggaaattaaataagttttattgtgaacccggaataaaacattacaatattcattaatgaagtcaaaaacttaatcagttcaaatagcagaaatgtcaaaacaaaacatgtccgagctaaataattcaatgtcaaaaccaaaaagtgtcccagctagattattcaatatcaaaaccaaaaatcaaatactaaactttgtaatttctgtaaagcttctataaattcattaagaaGGCTTTTCCgaaaataagcttttttcgtttaagtttccttaacagtatttaaacaacttattagaagttgttaaacaagttcgaacttctataagcaattaaattctgaagcaagctcaatacaagctgtataaaaagaagtacctgcgagatctcaatttatagaagctgttgtgctagttgggcttCCATagtgaaaaattattgtatttgactgttttacaaaattccgttattatttttcactgccttaaggcccaactataatagtCGGAAGGGTGCGTACGTTGACGTACGAAAATTCCCAAATACATGCAACAGATTTCACAGCCATAATAGCGGATTGCTCGTTTTCGTTCAGTTactgttcttaaaaaaaaaaaacttttaatgaaaGTTAAGTGAATTCATTTTTCTGTTTCACAAAACATTTataagttttgtaattttatcaaaaaaacttaaaaaagatttagggccaatttttcaatagtcagataaacctcagttagagcttattcctaggaattaaagtttttttttatattgacatttattcttctgatagtctaagtgacgattgaaaaatcagggcttagtgTGTTAAATTTCTGCCCAACACCGTTAAGAATGTGAAATGACTGGAAACGAAGCCTCTAAGTAGGATTACGATTTTGTTTATCATTGCTCAGTTCTCTGGCAcaccaaaataaattattatacaaaataaatcttaatcaataggagtgttttttattacaaccggtcttaactggacaaaaaaacgcagtatgggctaagcaatttacatgttaaatacaacaacaccttagccccttgggcttagttgtttagcccggagatttctctgggcttaactttttgaagagttttaaatctgtgccaccaaactaattttttcataaattgtttagaatttgtttaaaaacgtgaaaactcacgtttggaaggacaaaatgtattaaaatagttttgctagcatacatttttgtatctctttgtaaaacatatgaaaaatacaagaaaatgacgaaagcgaaaaatatgacaactctaaatttttgttgtgtctactgttttcggaacattcaatatacagtgctgccaagatttcaggttaagccccgaggcgttttttttttgtccagttaagaccggtggtaataaaaaacacacctaatttaaaatgtgtttttctatttatttttacataaaattttgcaagTCTGAAAGAAAATGAAACATGAATgttcgaaaacaaaaacaacttggCATAATAATGCTTCCGTTCTGTTAAAACAAATATGGGTAAACGGATGCATTTGACAATCGGAAAGAAACGGTTCGTTCGGTTTTGACATTAGCTTCCGTTGCCGTCCgtctattatagttgggcctttatTTATCGTACTCTTGccgtgaaaactctccaatttttcgctagagctgcgtactgaaaaacaaaaatcaaaacgaaatttttcgttcaagattccggtaacgaaattttgtatggaatatttcttttcgcttcaggagcgtactaggctttaggaCAGCTTTATTTTTAGGACACTTGttctaaataaaatttagaacTCGATAACATCACTGGAAAACTGTTCCTATGGTTATCTCACTTACTCTACTGGGTCCTTTCGCATCTGTCAAAATCGATCCTTTTTGCTTTGCTTGTGCCGTGTCGGTGTGTCTGTCTGTCATTTTAACCTTCATCTTCATACAACACAAGAAACAAGAAGTGAACATGAAAAATGTTGtgcttaatttatttttgaaacattatttttatattcaaaattaattcgAGTGAAATAttcttattgttaaaaaaaaagattgaagcACAATTAATGCATTACCATGTAGTAGATTTTCTTTGAGTTGGAAAACAAAATCTGCACTTCAACTTCTCAAAATTTATTTCTCGCATTTCAAAAGACTGCTCTTGTCAGAGCATATTTGGAAGACGGGACAAGAACGTGGGGGAGTTCTCTATCCTGCAAGATGACTCCTTTTGATGATTTTGCTTATTTGATAAATCATGTTCTCTTGGGAGAAGAGCCGGTGAGttgaaattgcaaaattaaattcatttaaaaccgtgttgataaatttaattttttttctcaagaccATCGAAGATTTTATTCTTCTGGTTGGAACTCTGGTGGCGTTCGTAGCTTTTATACTTTGGTGCTGTTTTCCAATTCAACCAAAGGTAAGTGTAATGTAGCAAAGTCCACCTTTTTTTCTTACACaactctttttcatttttccagcAATGGAattagacaaaaataataaatctattttgagaaatcgatttttttttctatagttaGTATAGTTGATTGTTTAGACAAGGTTCTATATTTGTTGGTGTAGGATCAAATTTTGTACTTTAttagaaatttgcaaaaatatacCATTTATTTACTTGATAATTGCTAATccttcaaaataaatttcatttgggatggaattaaaggaaaaaaaaaaaaaagctgaatgTCTATGGCAATAAATATTTAGGTTATTTTTTAAGGTAATACAGTACCTAAATTAGTGGAAGAAATATGAAGAATAGGTTTTCGGGACCTGTACTCAAGCGGATACAATGGCACAATGCATGCTCatatttctattaaattttaaatcagaacaGCTACGTCCGACATTGGCCTTAAGTGTAAATTGATGGGATTACGGTTGAATTGCTAAAGGGGAGGTGCTCAAGAGATAAGATTGCATCTGTAATAGACCTATCACCTATAACTTTAAAAGTTCTATTTTGGATTCGGTCCAAATAGCTCAAGTAGGTTTTAGGATCACCGGCCCAGATATGGGAAGCTGAGGTTAATATCAtcagcaaaaaaattattaagtggATCAGAAGTTTCATACAGTAGATGATTAATTAAAATGAGGAAGAGAGCGGTGACAAAATGGAGCCCTCTggcacaccagcgtttataTTTATGGTTTCAGGTTTGAATCTATTCATAACAAAATGAATTGAACGGTGCGGACCGTCATTTTTAATCCAAAgaagaagagattcatcaaTACAGAATGCAAGCATCTTCGATatgagagcttgatgccaaaatCTATATaatgcttttgaaatttttctccaaaccgatgtaaagatttgttcaAATGATCGGTGAGATACACCATCAAATCAGCAGAGGATCTATTGCTACGAAACCCGTACTACCGGTCATTGAAAAGCTTCCGTTCTTCATGATATTTCTTAAGCTGTCtgcgtttccatgaccttgaaAAGAAAGGACGTTAGTGAAATGGGACGATAGTTGTAGAGTGAGGAGGAttcgcctttttttttttgggacaggctggacaaatgctgttttTAATCAACTCGAAACGTCTTTGAACACACATATTTTCTCTACTCAGGTCACAGTGCTATGTCGTATTGCTAACATGTCTATTTATTCAGTTAAGACATTGTCGGCAGCGTAGTTGTTTAGCTTTTTATTTCGGAAAATGGTTTCCACTAGTAAATGCTACAGAGGAAACTACTTAGCGCTTGAATAACGTTTAAGGCTGTGTATAATTTCGCAAGTAATGACGAACGATATCACGATGAACCTGTAATAAGTCTTTGTTGCTGCTTTATACCATTTTATGCAACTTCCATGCGTTGACAATCACAGAATTAATCATTACTGTAAGAGGTGGCCACCACCACATTTTGTAGAGAAATTCAATtcgttaattataattaataacacggtgtaacactcaaaatatacgcgggcggagacctatcaggttttgtagagctagtcgcactgaatacgaaacggtatttgaaaatcccctaacacccccaaaatctgaagttacgagcaaaaaacggttttttggaccttcacccattgaaaaaattctagcttcgacaatttttttacccattttcgatttttttaccgtttctgatagaagataaatataccttttcaacaatgtataaaatgTCTTTTTATCTGTCTGGccaaaaatagtattaaatgagttttaaaaaactttttttcgcctatttttaactttgaaatcgattattttaaaaactattggttatgttatattgatttaaaaattagaatcaaatgtacaatttatcatttattactgtaagtgttgccgttgttttttaataatttttttttattttgataatttttttttagaaaactgcccctcccacctaaacggggggagatagaccccccttccaaagaaaaaaatgtttgtattgagctcctctataaaaacccgttatcaaatcctggcgcccaggttatcctactacgtgccgaaacaacatttttgttctatacctaaaagttcgaatttctgtatctgggttgaaatcgaaattttttttttctaagccaattttggagtgattttcataaaaaatacctcgattgattggaaaatagatatagtttatgaatatattttttaaatagcatgttgctttgaaaacatatactttacattgatgccgaagttgggcaaatgacgaaaaaaatggaatttttgaactttgacagcttataaattctaagtggtttaaccgagttacatgttttatacattgttgaaaaggtatatttatcttctatcagaaacggAAACggtcagaaataaaaaatcgaaaatgggtaaaaaattgtcgaagctagaattttttcaatgggtgaaggtccaaaaaaccgttttttgcccgtaactccagattttgggggtgttaggggattttcaaataccgtttcgtaatcagtgcgactagctatacaaaacctgataggtctccgcccgcgtatattttgaaacctcatttttgtaacaccgtgtaattattaATGGCTTAATGAAGGTCAACGTCTCCCATCCCTGAATTTTACTATGCGATTATTTTGGGCTGCTCTACATTCTTTTTTAGGTAATTCCATGGTTTGGCAGATTTTTGTATGCTCTTGTTTGTTTAACTATTCACCCTCTATAGGCACATCTCTTTTTTGTGACATGACAGGCATTTTGGCTTTTTTATAGAGAATGAAAATAATGtagaattatataaaaaaataaacaatgtgATCTGAAGGATGGGTAACtttgtgcaaaaaaataaacatcaacTGAGTGTCATTTGCTTTTTTGCCATACGGTCGTTTTTGGCTCCCAATTGATGCAAATAGCTATATTTACTCGGGAGAAACTAATTTTTGAAGCCAAATCTTACAGGCTTGTCTCAAATGAACTGCTTTGAAGATTGGCTTCTGTAGTATTTAAACATCGACTCATCAACCGAAAGTGTTTCATGTATGAGGTTTcatttttttgccattttgtcCATGAGAACCAAAATGTTCATATCAGCAAGGtggagatatttttttatttacttgaaTTCGGTTCGGGACATATTGTTTGTATTAGTTAGTAAACGGATGTCTTCCAGTTCATTTTCTTTCTTTGGCAAGGAGTGAAAGCTGCTATAAGCAACACAATGTCAAAATTGCTATGGCTTTAAGTTGTTTCAACGAAGTCTTAGACGCAtccaaagttttgaaaaacttgaTGGTTTGATGCTTTGAAATTTCATATCAATATTTTCCTAGAAAAAATGTGTACCTTTTCAGCCAGTGTACTCAAGCGAGTACATTACTTTTAATACGCATTAACAACCGAATCTAAAAAACTAAGTACTTTGTTTCGTGAAAAGAAATTAATGTAAGAAACTACACATCTTTCAATATGAATGCACTTGAATGACTTGAATGAAAACTAGTGCAGAGTGCTCAAGCTTCATTCGTCAAAAATGCATCCTTTAGATCTCGCGTTCAATCAAGAGTAAATTCCTCAATAAGAACGCCAAGTTTTCATCAAAATGCCCTTTTCTTTTCCTTGcatatttgtttgtattatcTGTTGGCTTCAACTAATTCTATTTTAATGCTAACTTCTATGTTGTATTTTCGTAAAAACTTTTAAAGAgcttatgtttttttcttttttttcacaattgtgATCATTAATGACACTTTCGCGAAATGttactacaattttttcataacttaacacgaatataaaaaatatttaattccaaatatattattttattcacaGGACAACAGCAACCATAGACAATTTTCATGTAAATCGACTCAGCATTCAATTGCTTCTGCTCAGCTGCACAATAATTACAGTAAGAACTCTACAGCTCATAATAACTATAACTTACAAAACGGTCATGCATACCATTGTTGTACTTAGCTATTAAGTCTTTATTATCAACTTCTTTTTGCTAccatatttgcaaaaaaaaacaaaatttttctaagtacTCTATTTTATTTATCTAAAATCTTGAACTCACTTAAACCAAAgcaattttaaaagtttgttttataatagacaaacaacaatttattattaattattatatcTTCATATATAGATATACACATTATTCATAATTATTATGTTTAgcttattttaaataaagcgAACAAATATAAACAACAAATCGTATTAATTTGCAGACTGATAataactgataatatttattaaaaaaaatatacttatgtattattaacaattatattaataaattaattagaacaacataatatttaataatttgttgctcATTTTTTATACATCAATTTAATTGCAAATGGTAAGGGCATTcaaatgcaaaatgtaaaatattcTGACTAAATGCAAAACAAGTATACAGGCACAAACCGTTTAAGAAAATAActctaattaaaaattatgagTAAAggaaacatacatatataccaTTATATATATGTTGtacatattaatatttttgtacttAGTAGTGAATAATTGAAtacaatgtacatatgtattgaATTATGTAATaatgaattattataaaaatatataaacaaataaaatatagcATTAACAGGGAGATGACAACGTGAcaagtaaacaaattaattatacaTACGTATTTCGAAATAATAATTGCATTAAtctaatatacaaaaaaaattactcattatgctattttgcaataaattaaaacacttttccaatattcttaataataataaaaaaaaaacactcaaaaacaCCTTACCTACCGTCAGAACAAGCAATAATTCGATCGTTTACGAACATTTTACTAAGGATACAAaataatcttgttttttttattcttattaatatataaaacaaaaataaaatgtaattcaatttaaacagttttctaaaattatataaCACAAAAGtccgatgttttattttttaatccttaaaaaaaaaaatgaatgcttGACAATGTTTATTCCAGctttacatttttgaatgcatGTATTTATTTAGCTTTAAGGATTTAagtattgaataataatttaattatttaaaaaaaaaaatattagaaaaaaatgtatttgttttcttttgagaTGAACCcaatgcaataaaaaatatgaCGGAAATATAGTACAGACTATAATTGAGGTAGTTACTTTATTAACattattaacaaaatttacACTAGAGCtgatattcattttattttggatttttttcattttgaagaactgttaaaaaattaaattttattggtGGACATTTAGttttaaggg
This DNA window, taken from Episyrphus balteatus chromosome 2, idEpiBalt1.1, whole genome shotgun sequence, encodes the following:
- the LOC129910986 gene encoding uncharacterized protein LOC129910986, translating into MTPFDDFAYLINHVLLGEEPTIEDFILLVGTLVAFVAFILWCCFPIQPKDNSNHRQFSCKSTQHSIASAQLHNNYSKNSTAHNNYNLQNGHAYHCCT